A stretch of Bombina bombina isolate aBomBom1 chromosome 2, aBomBom1.pri, whole genome shotgun sequence DNA encodes these proteins:
- the LOC128648047 gene encoding uncharacterized protein LOC128648047, giving the protein MPPMLLLFPIILLILPHGAQLDSPQGAWRRRFRWKSNGRVFSLQSSGFDHRAGTFYISEVLKHAAPARYLKSREGQVHSDVTAGNTEQQPIVTQVFPTPSERNPVTTRSYVTYGIPKHMNEVMESIQQNSINLKDQLQSNEITDRSTTTRNVVTPRTVTQQNDFTEKTKIQSTDFTERNHVTKIISMQTSDVPQKITSPTGHVTKIMSTQKSDVTQRNPTHTIAVTQSIPTQWNNDIQMKDATQRVLILSDDVTQSSDVTLRTPGRRNVTQRVPSMMSDVTQITYAQRSDLANEATQKIDLSQKIPTLINGATQRTDVTQRIPTLISGATQRTYVTQRIPTLINGATQRTDAFQRIPTLTSGVIQRIDVTQRIPTLTSGATQRIDVTQRIPELTSGATKRNDVTQRIPTLMSGATQRIPELMSAATQRTDVTQRIPARVSDVTQRIAVNQRIPMRMNDVTQTIDITQRIPTQIDVTQRTDVTHKNPTKIHFATKIPTTLNDAIQRIPIKINDDTKTNLTPINNSTKKIPTQINNTTQTIIARTSNINQRIIINQRANLPVANLMPANPNDVAGVRPPRVRPGGAPPAVQMMAGDDPRNPYKNHNQVLPNLVSLGRRSGPRYYQYGLPDLIPDPLFIQTSTYIQRSPMYALRCAAEENCLARSAYTPSISDISTRVLLRFPQRVKNIGTADFLPVKPRHTWEWHSCHQHYHSMDSFSHYDLLDSMSHRKVAEGHKASFCLEDTMCDLGIRRRYACTAHTQGLSPGCYDTYHANIDCQWIDVTDVPPGKYILKVSVNPNFQVMESDFTNNAVRCDLTYTGNYAITRNCHLSSI; this is encoded by the exons ATGCCCCCCATGTTATTACTTTTCCCAATAATACTCCTTATTCTCCCACATGGAGCTCAGTTGGATTCCCCCCAGGGAGCCTGGCGCCGCCGCTTCCGCTGGAAGAGTAATGGGCGAGTGTTTAGTTTGCAAAGTTCTGGTTTTGACCACAGAGCTGGCACTTTCTACATCTCAGAGGTTCTCAAACACGCAGCACCAGCCAGGTATTTAAAGTCAAGAGAAGGACAAGTTCACAGTGATGTTACAGCGGGAAACACTGAGCAACAACCTATTGTCACTCAGGTTTTCCCCACCCCTAGTGAGAGAAATCCTGTCACTACAAGGAGTTATGTCACATATGGAATTCCTAAACATATGAACGAAGTCATGGAGAGCATCCAACAGAATAGCATTAATCTAAAAGATCAGCTACAAAGCAATGAAATCACAGACAGAAGTACTACCACAAGGAATGTTGTCACCCCAAGGACTGTGACCCAACAAAATGATTTCACTGAGAAAACTAAAATACAGAGTACTGACTTTACAGAGAGGAATCATGTTACTAAAATCATTTCTATGCAGACAAGTGATGTCCCTCAAAAGATTACATCACCTACAGGTCATGTAACAAAAATAATGTCTACTCAGAAGAGTGATGTAACTCAACGAAATCCAACACACACAATAGCTGTTACCCAAAGTATTCCTACACAGTGGAATAATGATATTCAGATGAAAGATGCCACCCAAAGAGTTTTGATATTGAGTGATGATGTTACTCAGAGCAGCGATGTTACCCTAAGGACTCCAGGAAGGCGTAATGTCACCCAAAGAGTTCCATCAATGATGAGTGATGTCACCCAAATAACTTATGCACAGAGAAGTGATTTGGCAAATGAAGCCACCCAGAAGATTGATCTCTCCCAAAAAATTCCTACTCTGATAAATGGTGCCACCCAGAGAACTGATGTTACACAAAGAATTCCTACTCTGATAAGTGGTGCAACCCAGAGAACTTATGTTACCCAAAGAATTCCAACTCTGATAAATGGTGCCACTCAGAGAACTGATGCCTTCCAAAGAATTCCTACACTGACAAGTGGTGTCATCCAGAGAATTGATGTCACCCAAAGAATTCCTACATTAACGAGTGGTGCCACCCAAAGAATTGATGTCACCCAAAGAATACCTGAACTGACAAGTGGTGCCACCAAGAGAAATGATGTCACCCAAAGAATTCCTACACTAATGAGTGGTGCTACCCAAAGAATTCCTGAACTGATGAGTGCTGCCACCCAAAGAACTGATGTCACCCAAAGAATTCCTGCACGGGTGAGTGATGTCACCCAGAGGATCGCTGTCAACCAAAGAATTCCTATGAGAATGAATGATGTTACCCAAACTATTGATATAACCCAAAGAATCCCCACACAAATTGATGTCACACAGAGGACTGATGTCACCCATAAAAATCCTACAAAAATACATTTTGCCACCAAAATTCCTACAACACTTAATGATGCCATCCAAAGAATTcctataaaaataaatgatgacACAAAAACAAATCTGACACCTATTAATAATTCCACCAAAAAAATTCCTACCCAGATTAATAATACCACCCAAACAATTATAGCAAGGACAAGCAATATTAACCAGAGGATTATAATAAATCAGAGAGCTAATCTCCCTGTGGCTAATCTTATGCCTGCTAATCCTAATGACGTGGCAGGGGTAAGGCCCCCAAGAGTTCGTCCTGGTGGTGCCCCTCCTGCAGTACAGATGATGGCTGGGGATGACCCAAGAAACCCATATAAGAACCACAATCAAGTGCTACCAAACCTAGTTTCATTAGGTCGGAGAAGTGGTCCCAGATACTACCAGTACG GGCTTCCTGATCTGATTCCTGACCCCCTCTTTATTCAGACCTCAACCTATATCCAGAGATCCCCCATGTATGCTCTGCGCTGTGCAGCAGAAGAAAACTGCTTGGCCAG GTCTGCGTACACCCCCTCCATCTCTGATATCAGTACCCGAGTGCTGCTCCGCTTCCCACAGAGGGTTAAAAACATAGGTACAGCGGATTTCCTCCCGGTAAAACCAAGGCACACCTGGGAGTGGCACAGCTGTCATCA GCACTATCACAGTATGGACTCCTTCAGTCACTATGATCTACTAGATTCTATGTCCCATCGGAAAGTGGCAGAAGGTCACAAGGCCAGCTTCTGTCTGGAggacacaatgtgtgacctgggaATAAGGAGGCGTTACGCTTGCACTGCACATACCCAG GGTCTAAGCCCAGGATGTTATGACACATATCATGCCAACATTGACTGTCAGTGGATTGATGTTACAGATGTTCCTCCTGGGAAGTACATTCTTAAG